In Yersinia enterocolitica subsp. enterocolitica, one DNA window encodes the following:
- the hemB gene encoding porphobilinogen synthase: MSYAFPGTFPGRRMRRVRRHDFSRRLVAENQLTVNDLIYPVFVMEGNNHQQAVSSMPGVSRMTIDLLVKEAEAIAKLGVPVISLFPVIEPGMKSLHAEEAYNPNGLVQRTVRALKDAVPELGILTDVALDPYTTHGQDGVIDADGYVINDITKEILVRQALSHADAGAEIVAPSDMMDGRIGAIRDKLELQGLVHTQIMAYSAKYASCYYGPFRDAIGSSSNLKGGNKKTYQMDPANSDEALQEIAQDLQEGADMVMVKPGMPYLDVVRRVKDTFGVPTFAYQVSGEYAMHMAAIQNGWLQEKPTVMESLLCFKRAGADGVLTYFAKQVAQWLHDDQMQR, translated from the coding sequence ATGAGCTATGCATTTCCGGGCACCTTCCCTGGTCGCCGTATGCGCCGTGTGCGCCGTCATGATTTCAGTCGTCGACTGGTCGCTGAAAATCAGCTGACAGTTAATGATTTGATCTATCCGGTGTTTGTTATGGAAGGAAACAACCATCAGCAAGCCGTTTCGTCTATGCCGGGTGTCTCGCGTATGACGATTGATTTGTTGGTGAAAGAAGCTGAGGCTATTGCCAAGCTTGGCGTCCCGGTCATATCGTTATTCCCGGTCATTGAACCAGGTATGAAGTCACTACACGCGGAAGAAGCTTATAACCCGAATGGCCTGGTACAACGTACTGTACGTGCATTAAAAGACGCTGTACCAGAGTTAGGTATTCTTACGGATGTTGCCCTCGACCCATACACAACCCATGGGCAAGACGGTGTGATTGATGCTGATGGTTATGTCATTAACGATATCACCAAAGAAATTTTAGTGCGTCAGGCCTTATCACATGCAGACGCTGGCGCAGAGATTGTTGCCCCGAGCGATATGATGGATGGCCGCATTGGTGCTATTCGCGATAAGTTAGAACTTCAAGGGCTGGTACATACACAAATCATGGCTTATTCAGCCAAGTATGCCTCTTGTTATTATGGCCCATTCCGCGATGCAATTGGCTCCAGTAGCAATTTGAAAGGTGGCAATAAAAAAACCTATCAAATGGACCCGGCCAATAGCGATGAAGCGTTGCAAGAAATCGCTCAGGACTTGCAGGAAGGGGCGGATATGGTGATGGTTAAACCGGGTATGCCATATTTGGATGTGGTGCGCCGGGTGAAAGATACCTTTGGGGTTCCGACCTTTGCCTATCAGGTTTCTGGTGAATATGCGATGCATATGGCTGCAATACAAAATGGCTGGCTGCAAGAGAAACCGACGGTAATGGAGTCACTATTGTGCTTTAAACGCGCGGGTGCGGATGGGGTATTAACCTATTTTGCTAAGCAAGTCGCACAATGGCTGCATGACGATCAGATGCAGCGTTAA
- the fre gene encoding NAD(P)H-flavin reductase: MTTLSCKVTSVEAITDTVYRVQLVPASAFSFRAGQYLMVVMDERDKRPFSMASTPLQKDSIELHIGASELNLYAMAVMDRILQEKTLDVDIPHGEAWFREGSHRPLILIAGGTGFSYARSILLAALAEQPDREVSIYWGGREAVHLYDLSELEALSIQYPQLKVIPVVEQPEEGWRGRTGTVLSAVLQDYGSLAEQDIYIAGRFEMAKIARERFCAERGALEAHIYGDAFAFI, translated from the coding sequence ATGACAACTTTAAGCTGTAAAGTAACCTCCGTAGAGGCCATTACCGATACGGTGTACCGGGTGCAATTGGTACCTGCATCTGCATTTTCTTTCCGTGCTGGGCAGTATTTGATGGTTGTGATGGATGAGCGCGATAAGCGTCCATTCTCTATGGCATCCACGCCACTGCAAAAAGACTCCATTGAGCTGCATATCGGGGCTTCGGAGCTGAATTTATACGCCATGGCGGTAATGGACCGAATTCTGCAAGAGAAAACGTTGGATGTGGACATTCCTCACGGTGAGGCATGGTTCCGCGAGGGCAGTCATCGTCCACTGATACTGATTGCAGGCGGTACCGGTTTTTCCTATGCGCGTTCAATTTTGTTGGCGGCGTTAGCAGAACAACCTGATCGTGAAGTTTCTATCTATTGGGGTGGGCGCGAAGCTGTGCATTTATATGACCTCAGCGAATTAGAAGCGCTGTCGATTCAGTATCCGCAGTTGAAAGTTATCCCTGTAGTTGAGCAACCAGAAGAAGGCTGGCGTGGTCGAACCGGAACTGTGCTAAGTGCCGTATTGCAAGATTATGGTTCTCTTGCTGAGCAGGATATTTATATTGCAGGTCGTTTTGAAATGGCAAAGATTGCTCGTGAGCGTTTTTGTGCCGAGCGTGGTGCACTGGAAGCGCATATCTATGGTGATGCTTTCGCTTTTATCTAA
- the rfaH gene encoding transcription/translation regulatory transformer protein RfaH: MKHWHLLYCKRGQLLRAKEHLERQEVNCWTPIVTIEKIMRGKRIETTEALFPNYLFVEFDPEHIHTTTISATRGVSHFVRFGVQPAVIPATVISEMQSHTTDKIIAPEIPTPGDTVIIKEGVFAGLQAIYTEPDGEARSMLLLNMLNSPVLQSLDNRQFEKQ; the protein is encoded by the coding sequence ATGAAACATTGGCATTTATTATATTGTAAACGTGGTCAGCTTTTGCGCGCTAAAGAACACTTAGAGCGGCAAGAAGTGAATTGCTGGACACCGATCGTCACTATCGAAAAGATAATGCGCGGAAAACGAATTGAAACCACGGAAGCATTATTCCCGAATTATCTATTTGTGGAGTTTGATCCGGAACATATTCATACCACAACGATAAGTGCCACCCGAGGTGTAAGCCACTTTGTCAGGTTTGGTGTACAACCTGCGGTCATTCCGGCAACGGTTATTAGCGAAATGCAATCTCATACAACGGATAAAATCATTGCGCCAGAGATACCTACGCCTGGTGATACCGTGATTATTAAAGAGGGGGTTTTTGCTGGGTTACAGGCAATTTATACCGAACCAGATGGCGAGGCACGCTCAATGCTATTACTGAATATGCTCAATAGCCCAGTATTACAAAGCCTGGATAATCGTCAATTCGAAAAACAATAA
- the fadA gene encoding acetyl-CoA C-acyltransferase FadA, whose protein sequence is MENVVIIDAVRTPMGRSKGGAFRQVRAEDLSAHLMREVLSRNPELNSAEIDDIYWGCVQQTLEQGFNIARNASLLAEIPHSVPAVTVNRLCGSSMQALHDGARAIMVGDAQVSLIGGVEHMGHVPMNHGVDFHPGMGRTVAKAAGMMGLTAEMLAKIHNISRQSQDEFAVRSHQRAYAATQAGHFAKEIVATNGHDADGILKRFDFDEVIRPETNLAGLAALRPAFDPVNGTVTAGTSSALSDGASAMLIMSESRAKSLGLTPRARIRSMAVVGCDPSIMGYGPVPASQLALKRAGLKLEDIGLFELNEAFAAQSLACLKGLGLLESIDDKVNLNGGAIALGHPLGCSGARISTTLLNLMERRDVQFGLATMCIGLGQGIATIFERV, encoded by the coding sequence TGGAAAATGTAGTCATTATTGATGCCGTCCGTACACCGATGGGCCGCTCCAAAGGCGGTGCATTCCGACAGGTTCGGGCAGAAGACCTCTCCGCGCACTTAATGCGTGAAGTGCTGAGCCGCAACCCTGAGCTGAATTCCGCCGAAATCGACGACATCTATTGGGGCTGTGTGCAACAAACGCTAGAGCAGGGTTTTAACATCGCCCGCAATGCGTCTTTGCTGGCAGAAATTCCCCATAGTGTCCCGGCGGTAACAGTTAACCGCTTGTGTGGGTCCTCGATGCAAGCTTTGCATGATGGAGCTCGGGCTATCATGGTGGGTGATGCACAAGTCAGTTTGATTGGTGGCGTAGAACATATGGGCCACGTGCCGATGAATCATGGCGTGGACTTCCATCCAGGCATGGGCCGCACGGTAGCTAAAGCAGCCGGTATGATGGGGTTAACAGCTGAAATGCTGGCAAAAATCCACAATATCAGTCGCCAGTCACAAGATGAGTTTGCGGTACGCTCCCATCAGCGCGCTTATGCTGCTACTCAGGCGGGCCATTTTGCTAAAGAGATTGTCGCCACCAATGGGCATGATGCTGATGGCATATTAAAACGCTTTGATTTCGATGAAGTTATTCGCCCAGAGACCAATCTGGCTGGGCTAGCAGCTTTGCGTCCAGCCTTTGACCCGGTGAATGGCACAGTAACCGCAGGGACATCATCAGCACTTTCCGATGGTGCCTCTGCCATGCTTATCATGAGCGAATCCCGAGCAAAATCATTAGGTTTAACACCACGCGCCCGTATTCGCTCAATGGCTGTCGTCGGCTGCGACCCATCAATTATGGGATATGGCCCAGTACCCGCCAGCCAACTGGCACTAAAACGTGCAGGGCTTAAGCTCGAAGATATTGGGTTATTTGAATTAAATGAGGCGTTTGCTGCTCAGTCACTGGCTTGCCTGAAAGGCTTGGGTTTGTTGGAGAGCATAGATGATAAGGTAAACCTGAATGGGGGAGCCATTGCACTCGGTCATCCATTGGGCTGCTCAGGAGCGCGTATTTCTACCACGTTACTCAATCTGATGGAGCGACGTGACGTGCAATTCGGTCTGGCAACCATGTGTATCGGCTTAGGCCAAGGCATTGCTACCATCTTTGAGCGCGTATAA
- the ubiD gene encoding 4-hydroxy-3-polyprenylbenzoate decarboxylase, which produces MISMKYRDLRDFLSLLEQRGELKRISQPIDPYLEMTEIADRTLRAGGPALLFENPKGYNMPVLCNLFGTAKRVAMGMGQEDVSALRDVGKLLAFLKEPDPPKGFRDLFDKLPKFKQVLNMPTKCLSSAPCQEQVWEGEDVDLSRIPVMHCWPEDAAPLVSWGLTVTRGPHKERQNLGIYRQQVLGKNKLIMRWLSHRGGALDYQEWCEAHPGERFPVAVALGADPATILAAVTPVPDTLSEYAFAGLLRGHKTEVVKCLSNSLEVPASAEIVLEGYIEQGEMAPEGPYGDHTGYYNEIDSFPVFTVTHITQRKDAIYHSTYTGRPPDEPAVMGVALNEVFVPILQKQFPEIVDFYLPPEGCSYRLAVVTIKKQYAGHAKRVMMGVWSFLRQFMYTKFVIVCDDDINARDWNDVIWAITTRMDPSRDTVLIENTPIDYLDFASPVSGLGSKMGLDATNKWPAETPREWGRPIKMDEEVRARVDAIWDELAIFSDKETKR; this is translated from the coding sequence ATGATCAGCATGAAATACCGTGACTTACGTGACTTCCTCTCGTTGCTGGAACAGAGGGGCGAACTTAAACGAATTAGCCAGCCTATTGATCCCTATCTGGAAATGACAGAAATAGCCGATCGTACTTTGCGAGCTGGCGGGCCTGCATTGCTTTTTGAGAATCCGAAGGGCTATAACATGCCCGTACTGTGTAACCTGTTTGGTACGGCTAAGCGGGTTGCGATGGGGATGGGGCAAGAAGATGTCAGTGCATTGCGAGATGTCGGCAAGCTATTGGCTTTCCTGAAAGAACCTGATCCGCCGAAAGGTTTTCGTGACCTGTTCGATAAGCTGCCTAAATTTAAGCAGGTATTGAATATGCCGACGAAATGCTTGAGCTCCGCCCCGTGCCAAGAGCAAGTGTGGGAAGGGGAGGATGTCGATCTGAGCCGAATCCCTGTTATGCACTGTTGGCCTGAAGATGCTGCCCCATTAGTCTCTTGGGGGCTAACGGTGACTCGCGGGCCGCATAAAGAGCGGCAGAATCTGGGCATTTATCGCCAGCAAGTGTTGGGTAAAAACAAGTTAATTATGCGCTGGCTTTCCCACCGAGGTGGCGCTTTAGACTATCAAGAATGGTGCGAAGCGCATCCTGGTGAACGTTTCCCGGTTGCCGTCGCGTTGGGTGCTGATCCTGCGACTATTTTGGCTGCGGTAACGCCCGTGCCAGATACTTTATCTGAATATGCTTTTGCCGGCTTATTGCGTGGGCATAAAACCGAAGTCGTAAAGTGTCTTTCCAACTCACTTGAAGTTCCTGCAAGTGCAGAAATTGTATTGGAAGGATATATTGAGCAGGGTGAGATGGCACCGGAAGGCCCTTATGGTGACCATACCGGTTATTATAACGAGATTGATAGCTTCCCTGTCTTTACCGTCACACATATTACCCAACGCAAAGACGCGATTTATCATTCAACCTATACTGGTCGTCCACCCGATGAACCGGCGGTAATGGGCGTTGCGCTGAACGAAGTATTTGTTCCTATTTTGCAAAAGCAATTCCCAGAGATTGTTGATTTTTATCTGCCGCCAGAAGGCTGTTCATACCGTTTGGCTGTGGTGACCATCAAGAAACAGTATGCTGGTCATGCTAAACGCGTGATGATGGGTGTTTGGTCGTTTTTACGCCAGTTTATGTATACGAAATTTGTTATTGTTTGTGACGATGATATTAACGCCCGTGATTGGAATGATGTTATTTGGGCGATTACGACCCGAATGGACCCGTCGCGCGATACGGTGTTAATTGAAAATACACCAATAGATTATTTGGATTTCGCCTCACCGGTTTCCGGTTTGGGATCGAAAATGGGGCTGGATGCCACCAACAAATGGCCAGCTGAGACTCCGCGTGAATGGGGGCGTCCAATTAAAATGGATGAAGAAGTCCGCGCCCGCGTTGATGCTATTTGGGACGAGCTCGCCATTTTCAGTGACAAAGAGACGAAACGCTAA